TGGCCCAGGAGCTGCGCCGCAAGGGTGTCGACGACGCCCTGGTCAAGGAGGTGCTCGAGGACGTCGACCCCGACGACGAGGAGCAGTCGGCGCGGGTCCTGGTGCGCAAGAAGCTGCGCTCGGTGGCCCGGGTCGACGACACCACCGCGACCCGACGCCTGGTGGGGATGCTGGCCCGCAAGGGCTACGGCTCCTCGCTGGCCTTCTGCGTGGTGCGCGAGGAGCTCGCCGGGCGCGAGCGCCCCGACGAGCAGCAGCCGGACCAGCCGGAGGAGTGAGACGGCAGGTGGCAGGATGCCCCGCGTGATCGCCGAGCACCTGCGCCTGTCCCCGGGCCCCGTCGACCTGACCGCGCTGCCCACCGACGCCACCCCCGGCTTCGACGGCGGCAAGTCCGAGGGCAAGGAGGCGCTCGAGGAGCTGGGCTCCGAGCTCAGCGACCTGCAGGAGCGCCTCTACGCCGAGGGCCGCAGCGGCGGCACCCGCAGCGTGCTGCTGGTGCTGCAGGGCATGGACACCTCGGGCAAGGGCGGGGTGGTGCGCCACACCGTGGCGCTCGTGGACCCCCAGGGCATCGAGGTCACCGCCTTCGGCCCGCCGACCGAGGAGGAGCTGGCCCACGACTTCCTGTGGCGGGTGCGACGGGCGCTGCCGGCCCCGGGCCGCATCGGCGTCTTCGACCGCTCCCACTACGAGGACGTGCTGGTGGCCAAGGTGCGCGGGCTCGTGGAGGCCGACGAGGTCGAGCGGCGCTACGACGCCATCAACGAGCTCGAGGCCGAGCTGCTCGCCCAGGGCACCCCGGTGCTCAAGTGCTTCCTGCACATCTCGCCCGACGAGCAGCGCGAGCGCCTGCTCAAGCGTCTCGACCGGCCCGACAAGCACTGGAAGTTCGACCCGGTCGACATCGACGACCGCCAGCTCTGGCCGCAGTACCGCGCCGCCTACGAGACGGCGCTGGAGCGCACCAACACCGAGGTCGCGCCCTGGTACGTCGTCCCGGCCGACAAGAAGTGGTACCGCAACCTCGCCGTCGGGCTGCTGCTGCGCGACACGCTGGTGCACCTGGGCCCGACCTGGCCCGACGCCGACGTCGACGTCGAGGCCCAGCGCCGGCGGCTGCTCGACGAGGAGCCGGTGAGGTGAGCGGGCTGTCGCGGGTGGCGGTCTCGCGCTACGTCACGCCCCTGCGGGAGGGCGGCAGCCTGCCGGGCATCGTGGAGGCCGAGGACCTGGGCACCTACGTGTGCAAGTTCCGCGGGGCCGGTCAGGGCCTGCGGGTGCTGGTCGCCGAGGTGGTCGTCGCCGAGCTCGCCCGCCGGGTCGGGCTGCGCACCCCGCGACTCGTGGTGCTCGACCTCGACGAGGAGCTGGCCCGCTACGAGGCCGACGAGGAGGTCCAGGACCTGCTGCGGGCCAGCGTCGGGGCCAACCTGGGTGTCGACTTCCTGCCCGGCTCGTTCGGCTTCGACGGCACCCTGCCCTCGGGGTCCGGGCCCGACGAGGCCGCCCGCGTGCTGTGGCTCGACGCCTTCACCGCCAACGTCGACCGGTCCTGGCGCAACCCCAACCTGCTGGTCTGGCACGACGACCTGTGGGTCATCGACCACGGCGCGTCCCTCTACTTCCACCACGGCTGGCCCGGCGGCAGCCTCGAGCGCGCCGGTGCCGCCGAGCGCTTCGCCCAGCAGCCCTGGAACGTCGACGACCACGTGCTGCACGAGCACCTCGACCGTCTCGCCGCGGTCGACGAGGCGGTGCGCGCCGAGCTCGGCGCCGACGACCTGCCCGAGGTGCTCGCGCAGGTGCCCGACGAGTGGCTCGAGCCGGTGCCGGGCGCGCGGACGCCGGCCGAGGTGCGCGCGGCGTACGTCGAGCTGCTCACCGCCCGGCTCGCGACGCGTGCCTGGCTGCCGACCGCGGTGGGGGGCGCCCGATGAGCCCGACCGGCCCCGTCGCCTACCAGTACGTCACGCTGCGCTGCGTGCCGCGCGTGGACCGCGAGGAGTTCCTCAACGTCGGCGTCGTCGTCTACGCCCAGGCCCACGACTACCTCGACGCGGCCTGGCACGTCGACCGCGAGCGCCTGGCCGCGCTCGACCCCGGTCTCGACCTCGACCGGGTGTGCGAGGCGCTCGAGACCGTGCGCGGGGTCTGCGCCGGTGACGCCGCGGCGGGCGCGGCGGCCGGCCACCCGCTGAGCCAGCGCTTCGGGTTCCTCAAGGCGCCCCGCAGCACCGTGCTCCAGCCGGGGCCGGTGCACGGTGGCCTGACCCGCGACCCGGCCCGCCAGCTGGAGCACCTGCTGGAGCGGCTGGTCCGCTGAGCTGCGCCCCGCCGCGAGGCACGGGTCAGCGGTGAGCCGGCCACCGTTCGGTCGTCGAGAACGGTTGCCGGCTCACCGCCGGCGCTCAGACCGGGACGAGCTCGACCGCGCCCACGGCGTAGCGCGCCAGCACCGTGCGGGCGATCTCGGGGTGGGCGCCCAGCGGCTCGGAGACCGCGATCGCGCCCGCCTCGAGCGACAGCTCGGCGGCGCGGTCGGGCAGGAAGCCGGGGGCCAGGAAGAGCGAGGCGACGGCGATGTGGCGTCGGCCCTGGGCGCGGAAGGCACGCACTGCCTCGCCGGCGGCCGGCGGGGCGGCCGAGGCGAACGCCGCGGTCACCGGCAGCTTGTGGTGCGCGCCCCACAGCCGGGCCATCCGGGCGACGCTCTGGTTGGCCAGCGCGTCGCTGGAGCCCGCGGCCGCCAGCACCAGGGCGTCGAGCTCGCGCACCCGGGAGCGCTTGAGCGCCTCGCGCATCCGCACGTCGAGGACCTCGAGGAAGGAGCTCTCCAGGCCCAGCACCTTGGTGGCGCGGATCCGCAGGTG
The Nocardioides marinisabuli genome window above contains:
- a CDS encoding sirohydrochlorin chelatase; amino-acid sequence: MTAPALVALAHGSRDPRSAATIGALVDEVRASRPDLRIEKAFLELAKPSFQTVVDKLVRAGHDEIVVVPLLLTEAHHATVDVPAVIEAATARHPHLRIRATKVLGLESSFLEVLDVRMREALKRSRVRELDALVLAAAGSSDALANQSVARMARLWGAHHKLPVTAAFASAAPPAAGEAVRAFRAQGRRHIAVASLFLAPGFLPDRAAELSLEAGAIAVSEPLGAHPEIARTVLARYAVGAVELVPV
- a CDS encoding HipA family kinase, with translation MSGLSRVAVSRYVTPLREGGSLPGIVEAEDLGTYVCKFRGAGQGLRVLVAEVVVAELARRVGLRTPRLVVLDLDEELARYEADEEVQDLLRASVGANLGVDFLPGSFGFDGTLPSGSGPDEAARVLWLDAFTANVDRSWRNPNLLVWHDDLWVIDHGASLYFHHGWPGGSLERAGAAERFAQQPWNVDDHVLHEHLDRLAAVDEAVRAELGADDLPEVLAQVPDEWLEPVPGARTPAEVRAAYVELLTARLATRAWLPTAVGGAR
- a CDS encoding polyphosphate kinase 2 family protein; this encodes MPRVIAEHLRLSPGPVDLTALPTDATPGFDGGKSEGKEALEELGSELSDLQERLYAEGRSGGTRSVLLVLQGMDTSGKGGVVRHTVALVDPQGIEVTAFGPPTEEELAHDFLWRVRRALPAPGRIGVFDRSHYEDVLVAKVRGLVEADEVERRYDAINELEAELLAQGTPVLKCFLHISPDEQRERLLKRLDRPDKHWKFDPVDIDDRQLWPQYRAAYETALERTNTEVAPWYVVPADKKWYRNLAVGLLLRDTLVHLGPTWPDADVDVEAQRRRLLDEEPVR
- a CDS encoding DUF3037 domain-containing protein, producing MSPTGPVAYQYVTLRCVPRVDREEFLNVGVVVYAQAHDYLDAAWHVDRERLAALDPGLDLDRVCEALETVRGVCAGDAAAGAAAGHPLSQRFGFLKAPRSTVLQPGPVHGGLTRDPARQLEHLLERLVR